In one window of Rhinopithecus roxellana isolate Shanxi Qingling chromosome 15, ASM756505v1, whole genome shotgun sequence DNA:
- the CHRM1 gene encoding muscarinic acetylcholine receptor M1, with protein MNTSAPPAVSPNITVLAPGKGPWQVAFIGITTGLLSLATVTGNLLVLISFKVNTELKTVNNYFLLSLACADLIIGTFSMNLYTTYLLMGHWALGTLACDLWLALDYVASNASVMNLLLISFDRYFSVTRPLSYRAKRTPRRAALMIGLAWLVSFVLWAPAILFWQYLVGERTVLAGQCYIQFLSQPIITFGTAMAAFYLPVTVMCTLYWRIYRETENRARELAALQGSETPGKGGGSSSSSERSQPGAEGSPETPPGRCCRCCRAPRLLQAYSWKEEEEEDEGSMESLTSSEGEEPGSEVVIKMPMVDPEAQAPTKQPPRSSPNTVKRPTKKGRDRAGKGQKPRGKEQLAKRKTFSLVKEKKAARTLSAILLAFILTWTPYNIMVLVSTFCKDCVPETLWELGYWLCYVNSTINPMCYALCNKAFRDTFRLLLLCRWDKRRWRKIPKRPGSVHRTPSRQC; from the coding sequence ATGAACACCTCAGCCCCACCTGCTGTCAGCCCCAACATCACCGTCCTGGCACCAGGAAAGGGTCCCTGGCAAGTGGCCTTCATTGGGATCACCACGGGCCTTCTGTCGCTAGCCACAGTGACAGGCAACCTGCTGGTACTCATCTCCTTCAAGGTCAACACGGAGCTCAAGACAGTCAATAACTACTTCCTGCTGAGCCTGGCCTGTGCTGACCTCATCATCGGTACCTTCTCCATGAACCTCTATACCACGTACCTGCTCATGGGCCACTGGGCTCTGGGCACACTGGCTTGCGACCTCTGGCTGGCCCTGGACTATGTGGCCAGCAATGCTTCTGTCATGAATCTGCTGCTCATCAGTTTTGACCGCTACTTCTCCGTGACTCGGCCCCTGAGCTACCGCGCCAAGCGCACACCCCGCCGGGCAGCCCTGATGATCGGCCTGGCCTGGCTGGTTTCCTTTGTCCTCTGGGCCCCAGCCATCCTCTTCTGGCAGTACCTGGTAGGGGAGCGGACAGTGCTGGCTGGGCAGTGCTACATCCAGTTCCTCTCCCAGCCCATCATCACCTTTGGCACAGCCATGGCCGCCTTCTACCTCCCTGTCACAGTCATGTGCACGCTCTACTGGCGCATCTACCGGGAGACAGAGAATCGAGCACGGGAGCTGGCAGCCCTTCAGGGCTCCGAGACGCCAGGCAAAgggggtggcagcagcagcagctcagaGAGGTCTCAGCCAGGGGCTGAGGGTTCACCAGAGACTCCTCCAGGCCGTTGCTGTCGCTGCTGCCGGGCCCCCAGGCTGCTGCAGGCCTACAgctggaaggaagaagaggaagaggatgaaggCTCCATGGAGTCCCTCACATCCTCTGAGGGAGAGGAGCCTGGCTCCGAAGTGGTGATCAAGATGCCAATGGTGGACCCGGAGGCACAGGCTCCCACCAAGCAGCCCCCCCGGAGCTCCCCAAATACAGTGAAGAGGCCAACTAAGAAAGGGCGTGATCGAGCTGGCAAGGGCCAGAAGCCCCGTGGGAAGGAGCAGCTGGCCAAGCGGAAGACCTTCTCACTGGTCAAGGAGAAGAAGGCGGCTCGGACCCTGAGTGCCATCCTCCTGGCCTTCATCCTCACCTGGACACCGTACAACATCATGGTGCTGGTGTCCACCTTCTGCAAGGACTGTGTTCCCGAGACCCTGTGGGAGCTGGGCTACTGGCTGTGCTACGTCAACAGCACCATCAACCCCATGTGCTATGCGCTCTGCAACAAAGCCTTCCGGGACACCTTTCGCCTGCTGCTGCTTTGCCGCTGGGACAAGAGACGCTGGCGCAAGATCCCCAAGCGCCCTGGCTCCGTGCACCGCACCCCGTCCCGCCAATGCTGA